One Lactobacillus sp. CBA3606 DNA segment encodes these proteins:
- the argH gene encoding argininosuccinate lyase codes for MSTKKLWGGRFTATGAKYVDEFGASIGFDQLLAAEDIAGSLAHVKMLKKTGILPANEVDQIVAGLEKLSEQLAAGDLTFDTVNEDIHMNIEALLTAEIGPVAGKLHTARSRNDQVATDFHLYLKHQLPQVLDRLQALETVLVDKASENIETIMPGYTHLQHAQPISYAHYLLAYYQMFKRDMERFEFNQQHTDISPLGAAALAGTTFPIDREYSAKLLGFSAVYHNSLDAVSDRDFVLEFLSNAAILMMHLSRFCEELVAWSSYEFKYISLSDQFSTGSSIMPQKKNPDMAELIRGKSGRVYGNLMSLLTVMKAIPLAYNKDLQEDKEGAFDTVTTVLTSLHVFTGMLATLTVNEDQMAAATVNDFSNATELADYLANKGIPFREAHAIVGKLVLDGLQKHRPLQDIPLAEYQQISPLIEADVYHDLDAKVAVERRHSLGGTGFDQIKLELAHARTQLAAYQSETDQN; via the coding sequence ATGAGTACGAAAAAATTATGGGGTGGCCGGTTCACAGCGACCGGTGCCAAGTACGTGGATGAATTCGGTGCTTCAATTGGCTTTGATCAATTACTAGCTGCTGAAGATATTGCCGGTTCATTAGCGCACGTTAAGATGCTTAAAAAGACTGGTATTTTACCAGCCAATGAAGTTGATCAAATTGTCGCCGGGCTCGAAAAGTTATCCGAACAGTTAGCAGCCGGCGACTTGACCTTTGATACGGTTAATGAAGATATTCATATGAATATTGAAGCGTTATTGACCGCTGAAATCGGACCGGTAGCCGGTAAATTGCATACGGCACGGTCGCGGAACGATCAGGTGGCAACGGACTTTCATCTGTATCTGAAACATCAGTTACCACAGGTCTTGGATCGGTTACAAGCGTTAGAGACTGTACTGGTTGATAAGGCTAGTGAAAATATCGAAACGATTATGCCCGGTTATACGCATTTACAACATGCGCAACCCATTTCCTATGCGCATTATTTATTGGCTTACTATCAAATGTTTAAACGCGATATGGAACGGTTTGAGTTTAATCAGCAACATACTGATATTTCACCGTTGGGTGCGGCGGCTTTAGCTGGGACGACCTTTCCCATTGATCGGGAATATAGTGCCAAATTACTAGGGTTCAGTGCGGTTTACCATAATAGTCTGGATGCTGTTTCAGATCGGGATTTCGTGCTTGAATTTCTAAGTAATGCCGCCATTCTAATGATGCATTTATCGCGGTTCTGTGAAGAACTTGTTGCTTGGAGTAGCTATGAATTCAAGTATATTAGTTTGAGCGATCAGTTTTCAACCGGGAGTTCCATCATGCCGCAAAAGAAAAATCCCGATATGGCGGAATTAATTCGCGGGAAATCTGGCCGAGTTTATGGGAACTTAATGAGTTTGTTGACGGTGATGAAGGCGATTCCGTTGGCCTATAATAAGGACCTACAAGAAGACAAAGAGGGCGCTTTTGACACGGTGACAACGGTGTTAACAAGTTTACACGTCTTTACGGGCATGTTGGCGACACTAACTGTGAATGAGGACCAGATGGCAGCGGCGACGGTTAACGATTTCTCCAATGCGACGGAATTGGCGGACTATCTTGCTAATAAGGGGATTCCGTTTCGAGAAGCCCATGCGATTGTTGGCAAGTTAGTCTTAGATGGCTTGCAGAAGCACCGGCCATTACAGGATATTCCATTAGCTGAATACCAACAGATTTCACCGTTGATTGAAGCGGATGTGTATCATGATTTGGATGCTAAGGTGGCCGTTGAACGGCGGCATTCCTTGGGTGGAACGGGCTTTGACCAAATCAAGCTTGAGTTGGCGCATGCGCGGACCCAGTTGGCAGCGTATCAATCAGAAACAGATCAAAATTAG
- a CDS encoding heavy metal-binding domain-containing protein, with amino-acid sequence MTKILVTTTEQVPGQTYEIIGEVFGVTTQSKNLFRDIGASLKNVVGGEVKDYTKMLNEARTMSVARLRTNATALGADAVVMMRFDSGSIGTDIQSVVAYGTAVKFTTAS; translated from the coding sequence ATGACAAAAATTTTAGTGACAACGACGGAACAAGTTCCCGGCCAAACGTATGAAATTATTGGTGAAGTTTTTGGGGTCACAACGCAGTCTAAGAACCTTTTCCGCGACATTGGCGCGTCACTTAAGAATGTGGTTGGTGGCGAAGTCAAAGATTATACCAAAATGTTAAATGAAGCGCGTACGATGTCGGTGGCGCGATTACGGACTAATGCAACGGCGTTAGGTGCGGATGCCGTTGTGATGATGCGATTTGACTCGGGGTCAATTGGCACCGATATTCAATCCGTCGTTGCATATGGCACGGCAGTAAAATTTACCACTGCAAGTTAA
- a CDS encoding HdeD family acid-resistance protein → MFNDHRWGFDWSEFMTGVVFLIAAYFVMKQPKAALLSLVFLFAIAAIISGITTIAGYTKLRRETGLRANFALVFAIIDILVGLLFLFHAPSGILVLGYVFAFWFLIDSIERLTVVSHLKVFGMGYYVLSLILDIASLVLGILLIFNPMIAIISFNILVSVYFTIFGINAILIAFARRN, encoded by the coding sequence ATGTTTAATGATCATCGTTGGGGCTTTGACTGGAGCGAATTCATGACTGGAGTCGTGTTCCTCATTGCCGCTTATTTTGTTATGAAACAACCTAAGGCTGCGTTATTGAGTCTGGTATTCTTATTTGCCATTGCGGCAATTATTAGTGGGATTACGACGATTGCTGGTTATACGAAGCTTCGTCGCGAAACGGGATTACGGGCTAACTTCGCCTTGGTTTTTGCGATTATTGATATTTTGGTGGGCCTGTTATTCCTATTCCATGCGCCTAGTGGTATTTTGGTCTTAGGGTATGTCTTTGCGTTCTGGTTCTTAATTGATTCAATTGAACGTTTGACGGTGGTCTCACATTTAAAAGTCTTTGGCATGGGATATTACGTGCTATCGTTGATTTTGGATATTGCCAGCTTGGTATTAGGGATTCTGTTAATCTTTAATCCAATGATTGCAATTATTTCATTCAACATTTTGGTGAGTGTTTACTTTACAATTTTCGGGATCAATGCGATTTTAATCGCGTTTGCTCGGCGAAACTAA
- the rapZ gene encoding RNase adapter RapZ, translating into MAESLQLVIISGMSGAGKTVAVQSFEDLGYFCIDNMPPALLPKFSELVEESGKINKVALVIDLRSRAFYDEIIDMLANLDNTDFVSTKIIFLDASNEELVSRYKETRRAHPLAMEGRIMDGVYKERDLLAPLKDRASYVIDTTTLTPRELRESIFDKFETNADETFHIEMVSFGFKYGLPIDADIVMDVRFLPNPYYIPALKGQTGLDQPVYDYVMAQPATEAFYQQFLGMLESIMPGYEAEGKTSLTIAIGCTGGQHRSVALTKRIGAALAKSYKVHISHRDIEKRKETVNRS; encoded by the coding sequence ATGGCAGAATCTTTACAATTAGTAATTATCTCTGGAATGAGTGGTGCCGGTAAGACCGTCGCTGTTCAAAGCTTTGAAGATCTCGGCTATTTTTGTATTGATAATATGCCGCCAGCTTTGTTACCAAAATTTTCTGAATTGGTTGAAGAATCCGGGAAAATTAACAAGGTCGCTTTGGTGATTGATTTACGATCACGAGCGTTTTATGACGAGATTATTGATATGTTAGCTAATTTGGACAATACCGACTTCGTGTCGACCAAAATTATCTTTTTGGATGCGTCCAATGAAGAATTAGTGTCACGCTATAAAGAAACGCGGCGGGCTCATCCATTAGCCATGGAAGGTCGAATTATGGATGGCGTGTATAAGGAACGAGATTTACTAGCGCCGCTAAAGGATCGCGCCTCTTATGTGATTGATACGACCACGTTAACGCCACGTGAACTCCGCGAATCAATTTTTGATAAATTTGAAACGAATGCCGATGAGACCTTTCACATCGAAATGGTCTCCTTTGGCTTTAAATATGGCTTACCGATTGATGCTGATATCGTCATGGATGTACGTTTTTTACCCAATCCATATTACATTCCAGCCTTAAAGGGCCAAACTGGGCTAGATCAACCAGTCTATGATTATGTGATGGCACAACCAGCGACTGAAGCTTTTTATCAACAGTTTTTAGGCATGCTTGAAAGTATCATGCCAGGATATGAAGCGGAAGGCAAAACCAGCTTGACCATCGCAATTGGATGTACTGGTGGGCAGCATCGCTCGGTAGCACTTACTAAGCGTATTGGGGCGGCTTTAGCGAAAAGCTATAAGGTACACATTAGCCACCGCGATATCGAAAAACGGAAGGAAACAGTTAATCGCTCATGA
- the yvcK gene encoding YvcK family protein: protein MRKYTFKTQRPKIVVIGGGTGLPVVLNGLRKQAVDITAVVTVADDGGSSGIIRNYVNVVPPGDIRNVMVALSSLPHLYKDIFQYRFQGDDQFFAGHAIGNLIIAALTEMKSGVFDAVQELSSMMQVEGHVYPAANEALTLHGKFKDGSELVGEAEITAAHKSLDRVWVTDKDGQRPAAVQPVIDAIMAADQIVLGPGSLFTSILPNLTIDNIGRAVCESDAEVVYICNIMTQKGETDDFSDADHVRVLNRHLGEAFINTVLVNTEKVPDDYMDFHKFNEVSRQVSHDFRGLRDQGCKVISSNFLQLRDNGAFHDGDQVVTELMNLVGHSDILR from the coding sequence ATGAGAAAATATACGTTTAAGACTCAGCGACCAAAAATCGTCGTGATTGGTGGGGGAACTGGGTTACCAGTTGTCCTCAATGGTTTGCGCAAGCAAGCGGTTGACATCACGGCGGTTGTGACGGTGGCTGATGATGGGGGTTCGTCTGGCATTATTCGCAATTATGTTAACGTCGTGCCACCAGGTGACATTCGAAATGTCATGGTGGCATTGTCTAGCTTACCCCATTTATATAAAGATATTTTTCAGTACCGGTTCCAAGGTGATGACCAATTTTTTGCCGGTCATGCCATTGGAAATTTGATTATTGCCGCTTTAACCGAGATGAAATCCGGGGTTTTTGATGCGGTCCAAGAATTATCTAGCATGATGCAAGTTGAGGGCCATGTCTATCCAGCAGCCAACGAAGCTTTGACGCTGCATGGTAAGTTTAAGGATGGTTCTGAACTTGTTGGTGAAGCTGAGATTACGGCCGCACATAAGTCGTTAGACCGGGTGTGGGTGACTGATAAAGATGGGCAACGTCCCGCAGCGGTGCAACCAGTTATCGATGCCATCATGGCTGCGGATCAGATTGTCTTAGGTCCCGGGAGCTTGTTTACGAGTATTTTGCCTAATTTAACCATTGATAATATTGGTCGGGCTGTCTGTGAATCGGATGCTGAGGTTGTCTATATTTGTAATATTATGACCCAAAAGGGTGAAACCGATGACTTTTCAGATGCAGACCATGTCCGGGTTCTGAATCGACATTTAGGCGAAGCTTTTATTAATACAGTGTTAGTTAATACAGAAAAAGTACCGGATGATTATATGGATTTTCACAAATTCAACGAGGTTTCACGTCAAGTTAGCCATGATTTTCGGGGGCTCCGAGATCAAGGGTGTAAAGTGATTTCGTCGAACTTTTTACAATTGCGTGATAACGGGGCCTTTCATGACGGCGATCAAGTGGTCACGGAACTGATGAATTTAGTCGGTCATTCCGACATTTTAAGGTAG
- the whiA gene encoding DNA-binding protein WhiA: MSYASEVKKELTNLAVHRENAKAELMALIRMNGTITLAHHHLILNIQTENPAIARRIYRLLKQFYDVASELIVRRKMKLNKNNLYIVRLQTGTEMVLADLGIFKDYQIVEVVPTEVLTDDAAVRSYLRGAFLAGGSVNNPETSRYHLEIYSLYEEHNSMISQMMNQYGMNSRTTDRRGGFITYIKEAEKIADFLSLIGATNGMLKFEDVRIMRDMRNSVNRLVNCENANMDKVANASSKQIENILLIDDTVGLQQLPPKLQEVAVTRLAHREVSLKELGTLVPGGPISKSGINHRLRKINQFAEQLQKEA; encoded by the coding sequence ATGTCATACGCCAGTGAAGTTAAAAAAGAACTAACTAACCTCGCTGTCCATCGCGAGAATGCGAAAGCTGAATTAATGGCTCTGATTCGAATGAATGGGACAATTACTTTAGCACATCATCACTTAATATTGAACATTCAGACGGAAAACCCGGCCATTGCGCGGCGTATCTATCGGTTATTAAAACAATTTTATGACGTCGCCAGTGAATTAATTGTGCGCCGTAAAATGAAATTAAATAAAAATAACTTGTATATCGTTCGTTTGCAGACCGGAACTGAAATGGTCTTAGCTGATCTAGGTATTTTTAAGGATTATCAGATTGTGGAAGTCGTACCAACCGAGGTTTTAACCGACGATGCGGCGGTGCGATCCTATTTGCGGGGGGCTTTTTTAGCCGGTGGGTCGGTGAATAATCCCGAAACGTCACGGTATCATTTAGAAATCTATTCCCTGTATGAAGAACATAATTCGATGATTTCACAAATGATGAATCAATACGGTATGAATTCACGCACGACGGATCGTCGTGGCGGCTTTATTACGTATATCAAGGAAGCTGAAAAGATTGCGGACTTTTTGTCGTTAATCGGGGCCACGAATGGCATGTTGAAGTTTGAAGACGTGCGGATTATGCGCGATATGCGTAACTCGGTTAATCGACTGGTTAACTGTGAGAATGCAAATATGGATAAGGTCGCAAATGCGTCCAGCAAGCAGATTGAAAATATTTTATTGATTGATGATACGGTCGGCTTGCAACAATTGCCACCGAAGTTACAAGAAGTTGCGGTAACTCGGCTAGCGCATCGGGAAGTGAGCCTCAAAGAATTGGGGACTTTAGTGCCCGGTGGTCCGATTTCAAAATCGGGGATTAATCATCGGTTACGTAAAATTAACCAGTTTGCTGAACAATTGCAAAAAGAAGCCTAA
- a CDS encoding MmcQ/YjbR family DNA-binding protein, which translates to MDDMAQTIFKAQRGQLAQLLKMGFTHYNHDLIRSQPLLAPTFTLTITVTLPNTVTTTLIDNATQQPYTLHLAASNTGTFVATVRKAYLNALQAVADQAFEPAVFPSRQARWLIETVKADYHNDLEFLWSKFPNNAILRRSDTQKWYALLVKIPQRKLGLASDEIVTVVDFRLANQHPLIDQKNYFPAYHMNKQHWFSIILDDRVTDADLRHYLQLSYDLAQ; encoded by the coding sequence ATGGATGATATGGCCCAAACCATTTTTAAAGCGCAACGTGGTCAACTAGCTCAGCTATTAAAAATGGGATTTACCCACTACAATCATGACCTGATTCGGTCACAACCATTATTAGCACCAACATTTACATTAACCATCACAGTAACCCTACCTAACACGGTCACCACGACCTTAATCGACAACGCCACCCAGCAACCCTACACGCTACATCTGGCAGCCAGCAATACCGGTACTTTTGTTGCAACCGTTCGAAAAGCCTATCTCAACGCACTTCAAGCCGTTGCTGACCAAGCTTTTGAACCTGCAGTGTTTCCATCACGCCAAGCCCGTTGGTTAATCGAGACCGTCAAGGCCGACTATCACAATGACCTTGAATTCTTATGGTCAAAGTTTCCAAACAACGCTATTTTACGACGCTCAGACACCCAAAAATGGTATGCCTTGCTGGTCAAAATACCACAACGTAAACTGGGACTGGCCTCAGACGAAATTGTCACCGTTGTTGATTTCCGATTAGCCAATCAACACCCCTTAATCGATCAAAAAAATTATTTTCCAGCTTACCATATGAACAAGCAACACTGGTTTTCAATCATCTTAGATGATCGGGTTACCGATGCTGATTTACGCCATTATTTACAGCTAAGTTATGACTTGGCCCAATAA